Proteins from a genomic interval of Colletotrichum higginsianum IMI 349063 chromosome 6, whole genome shotgun sequence:
- a CDS encoding FAD dependent oxidoreductase: MTGATLQPGQADLPSAKSTASYWHREPSAALLGQRTTGALPPTADIVVIGSGITGAFATKELLERQAGKTVLLLEAREICWGATGRNGGHCQPVAYNPNTTIADFELRNYTHLADLIAANAIPCDWVPLQGVHALLTPDLVTAAAEQIAALPPRLSGLARLVTDPGELRTLKVPNAAGAVVQERAASVWPYKLVAWIFEDLLRRFGPGPRSKSGSGAETTESENGWFNIQTNTPVTRLQRLPSSGRTSSPSGEASWVVHTDRGQVAASKVLLASNAYTSRLLPSFADLVVPVRGQVAALLPEPRAELGRSYVFMASSDAARGEPNQDDYLIQRPSPGLELILGGGRARGASRGVGVSDDDKVDPVVAAYLRRAGVTNVDLRPGERGEAGGPKEELRASYEWTGIMAFSRDGRPWVGAVPSGPVLGGGDGLWVCAGYTGHGMPQAALCGRAVAGMMTGSRGLELGIPAEFLVSEERAEKARALPSIKEMDDLDMFLL, translated from the exons ATGACGGGCGCAACCCTCCAACCAGGCCAAGCCGACCTCCCCTCGGCCAAGAGCACTGCGTCCTATTGGCACCGCGAGCCCTCAGCggcgctcctcggccagaGGACCACCGGTGCCTTGCCCCCGACTGCAGACATCGTCGTTATTGGTAGCGGCATCACGGGCGCCTTCGCCACCAAGGAGCTGCTAGAGCGGCAGGCGGGGAAGACGGTACTTCTCCTCGAGGCGCGGGAGATCTGTTGGGGTGCTACCGGGCGG AACGGCGGCCACTGCCAGCCAGTGGCCTACAAccccaacaccaccatcgcGGACTTTGAGCTCCGCAACTACACCCATCTCGCCGACCTtatcgccgccaacgccatccCTTGCGACTGGGTGCCCCTACAGGGCGTCCACGCCCTCCTGACGCCGgacctcgtcaccgccgccgcggagcAGATCGCGGCGCTGCCGCCTCGCCTTTCGGGGCTTGCGAGGCTGGTCACCGACCCGGGGGAACTGAGAACCCTAAAGGTCCCCAATGCGGCGGGCGCTGTCGTGCaggagagggcggcgagcgTGTGGCCCTACAAGCTCGTCGCGTGGATCTTCGAGGATCTGCTGCGACGCTTCGGGCCCGGTCCTCGGTCAAAGTCCGGGTCCGGGGCGGAGACGACAGAATCGGAGAATGGGTGGTTCAACATTCAAACCAACACTCCCGTGACCCGCCTCCAGCGCCTACCCAGCAGCGGCCGcacctcttctccctccgGCGAGGCATCGTGGGTCGTCCACACGGACCGCGGGCAGGTCGCCGCTAGTAAAGTCCTCCTTGCATCCAACGCCTACACGAGCCGGCTCCTCCCCTCGTTTGCagacctcgtcgtccccgtGCGGGGGCAGGTCGCCGCGCTCCTGCCCGAGCCCCGCGCTGAGCTGGGGCGGAGCTACGTGTTCATGGCGAGCTCCGACGCTGCCAGGGGCGAGCCAAACCAGGACGACTACCTGATCCAGCGGCCCAGTCCCGGGCTGGAACTGATCCTCGGTGGCGGGCGGGCGCGCGGCGCGTCAAGGGGCGTGGGTGTttcggacgacgacaaggtcgaCCCTGTCGTCGCGGCGTACCTGCGTCGGGCCGGGGTGACGAATGTCGACCTGAGGCCTGGGGAGAGGGGCGAGGCCGGTGGCCCCAAGGAAGAGCTGAGGGCGAGCTATGAGTGGACGGGCATCATGGCCTTCTCGCGCGACGGGCGGCCATgggtcggcgccgtgccGTCAGGtcccgtcctcggcggcggagacggaTTGTGGGTCTGTGCTGGGTACACGGGGCACGGCATGCCGCAGGCGGCGCTGTGCGGGCGCGCGGTGGCCGGGATGATGACCGGATCGCGGGGCCTCGAGCTGGGCATCCCGGCCGAGTTCTTGGTCAGCGAGGAGagggccgagaaggccagGGCCTTGCCTTCGATCAAGGAGATGGACGATCTGGACATGTTCCTCCTGTAG